The genomic DNA GATTCTGCTGGAAGTTCTCGCCCTGGAACCGCGGCTGGATGCGCCGGAAGTCGTCGGCCGCGAAATCGTCGGGACTCTTGATCTCGCCACTCAGGAAGCCGCGGCCCAGCGGGCTGTACGGTACGAAGCCCACGCCCAGCGCGCGACAGACCGCGAACAAGCCGTCCTCGGGGTCGCGGGTCCACAGGCTGTACTCGCTCTGCAGTGCCGTGATGGGATGTACGGCGTGCGCGCGGCGCAGCGTGTCGGCCGATACTTCGGACAGGCCAACGTGTCGCACCTTGCCCGCCTCGACCAACCGCTTCATCGCGCCCACCGTGTCCTCGATGGGCGTCTTGGTGTCCGAGCGGTGCAGATAGTAAAGGTCGATGTAGTCGGTATTCAGCCGTTTGAGGCTCGCGTCGCAGGCCCGCTGGCAGTATGCAGGAGAGGCGTCGAATCCGCGGTATGCCGGATTGGCGGCGTCGCGAACGATCCCGAATTTGGTGGCGACGACCACCGACCGGCGGCGCGCCCCGAGCGCGCGCCCGAGCAATTTCTCGTTCGCGCCCGACCCGTACATGTCGGCCGTGTCGAAGAACGTGATGCCCAGGTCGAGCGCTCGCTCGATCGTGGCGAGCGACTCCGCTTCGTCGCGCGGTCCATAGAAGTCGCTCATCCCCATGCATCCGAGTCCGATCGCGGACACGTCGAGCTGGGCCAGTTTCCGGCGTTGCATCGGTCACTCCCCGTCTGGTCTCCGGATCAAGCTAACGAGCGGGTGGCGGCTGGGGCGGCCGTCCGCCCGGTTCAACGATCCGGCGTCGTCGCGTGTATACAGGTCGAACCCCAATTCCAGTGCGATCGCGGTCCGGATTCGTCCCATTTCCGTTGACCAGTTCGTTCTTCGTCGGAGGATCTCATGCGTCGATTCATGCTGGCGATCGCCATCCTGGCCATCGTTCCGAGCCTCAGCGTTGCCCAGCGGGGGGGCGGCCGGAGCGGAGGCGGTCGCCGCACCACGGATCGGTTCGGCAGCGGCGAAGCGGCGACCGTTCCTGCCATCTCGCGCCAGGAACTGGCCGACCTCGACCCCCTCGCGATCCTGCTGGACAAACGCCGCGATCTGAAATTGACGGACGACCAGACGGCGAAGCTCGAGGCGATGAACGGACAGCTGATCGACGCACAGCGACCGCCGTTCCACGCCCTCGACTCGCTGAACGTCGAGTTGGCGAACCTGGGTTCCGAC from Gemmatimonadaceae bacterium includes the following:
- a CDS encoding aldo/keto reductase is translated as MQRRKLAQLDVSAIGLGCMGMSDFYGPRDEAESLATIERALDLGITFFDTADMYGSGANEKLLGRALGARRRSVVVATKFGIVRDAANPAYRGFDASPAYCQRACDASLKRLNTDYIDLYYLHRSDTKTPIEDTVGAMKRLVEAGKVRHVGLSEVSADTLRRAHAVHPITALQSEYSLWTRDPEDGLFAVCRALGVGFVPYSPLGRGFLSGEIKSPDDFAADDFRRIQPRFQGENFQQNLALVARVQTMARAKACTAAQLALAWVLAQGDDIVPIPGTKRVKYLEQNVAAVDLVLTPADLAAIESAFPRHAVAGERYQTTAMAALNR